The following proteins are co-located in the Streptomyces sp. DT2A-34 genome:
- a CDS encoding antibiotic biosynthesis monooxygenase: MTDAAPAWLPAPPYCAVVFTAVRTTGDNGYGETDERLMKLAADQPGFLGVDSARGANGLGITVSYWRDEAAIAAWRDHAEHALARAHGREHWYASFSLHVAKVERAYGFTRPADS, translated from the coding sequence GTGACCGATGCCGCGCCCGCGTGGCTGCCCGCCCCGCCCTACTGCGCCGTGGTGTTCACCGCCGTGCGGACCACCGGCGACAACGGCTACGGGGAGACAGACGAGCGGTTGATGAAACTGGCGGCCGACCAGCCGGGATTCCTCGGTGTCGATTCCGCTCGCGGTGCGAATGGCCTGGGGATCACGGTGTCGTACTGGAGGGACGAGGCCGCGATCGCCGCTTGGCGGGATCACGCGGAGCACGCCCTGGCCCGTGCGCACGGACGCGAGCACTGGTATGCCTCGTTCTCGCTCCACGTGGCCAAGGTCGAGCGCGCCTACGGGTTTACCCGCCCGGCAGATTCGTAG
- a CDS encoding ThiF family adenylyltransferase, with protein MADRQRLVAERTDESYYWERVKRNLGWLGDTEEEQRERQLRLRDATIGVAGVGGIGGATAERLVRMGVQNLKVADPDTFEVSNINRQFGATIGNVGRNKAEAVAELVHDTTRDVNIDVFPEGIREETVDEFFEGCDYVLDKIELYEIDARYTLHQAFRRSEQCRFMMLTPVFGHRTFFFKWTKDSMTAEEYFGVPRHEPMNEKNARQLISRFIPEMPDYPSREMLDEWFVHRQECPIFAGTPPLAQGMLASRLGQAITGLDQLPGAVPLPVTPGYSMIDTQKWTMKTVEGQWW; from the coding sequence ATGGCAGACCGTCAGCGCCTAGTCGCCGAACGGACTGACGAGAGCTATTACTGGGAGCGGGTCAAGCGGAACCTCGGCTGGCTCGGTGACACCGAGGAGGAGCAGCGCGAGCGACAGCTCAGGTTACGCGACGCGACGATCGGGGTGGCCGGCGTGGGCGGCATCGGAGGCGCCACTGCCGAACGGCTCGTCCGCATGGGCGTGCAGAACCTGAAGGTGGCGGACCCGGACACGTTCGAAGTGTCCAACATCAACAGGCAGTTCGGCGCGACCATAGGCAACGTCGGGCGCAACAAGGCCGAAGCCGTGGCCGAACTCGTCCACGACACGACCCGCGACGTGAACATCGACGTCTTCCCCGAGGGCATCCGCGAGGAGACCGTCGACGAGTTCTTCGAGGGCTGCGACTACGTACTCGACAAGATCGAGCTGTACGAGATCGACGCCCGCTACACCCTCCACCAGGCATTCCGGCGTTCCGAACAGTGCCGGTTCATGATGCTGACGCCGGTCTTCGGGCATCGCACGTTCTTCTTCAAGTGGACGAAGGACTCGATGACCGCCGAGGAGTACTTCGGTGTACCGCGGCACGAGCCGATGAACGAGAAGAACGCACGTCAGCTCATCAGCCGCTTCATACCGGAGATGCCCGACTACCCGAGTCGGGAGATGCTCGACGAGTGGTTCGTCCACAGGCAGGAATGCCCGATCTTCGCCGGCACCCCGCCCCTCGCCCAGGGCATGCTTGCCTCTCGGCTCGGCCAGGCGATCACCGGCCTGGACCAGTTGCCGGGCGCTGTACCGCTGCCCGTCACGCCGGGCTACTCGATGATCGACACCCAGAAGTGGACCATGAAGACGGTGGAGGGTCAGTGGTGGTGA
- a CDS encoding MFS transporter — translation MKTTSSAPEQEHPVRSPAPEGLRRTIVLLVMCVGMFLVQLDVTVVNVALPSIGHDLGGGLSGLQWVVDAYSVALAAFLLAGGALGDRLGHRRVVVVGLVLFGLASMLCALAPAAGALIGARALQGVGAALLLPGTLAVVQRTFPDRAEQARALGIWAGVSALALPAGPLLGGFLVAGTGWRAVFWLNVPLVAVSALVPLRLVPGGDGTREHRMDLPGAALAAAALGSIVYCAVAAGGDVSAMTVAVAALLSVVLLAGFLWRERAAAAPMVPLELFRRRAFSGANAVAAAMNFTGIGAVFVVTLYLQGVQGHGAFEAGLMMLPLFVPLAAGAPLTGRLVARFGPRPPMLAGLLLGVAGALCLLAVAPGSGYLVLVPVLVGLGAGMGLLTAAVVAAALRAGPDDRPGLSSGVNNTARQAAGALGIAVLGSLVGDPAAHGSFLAGLHRVGLLCALLWAAAALLTVLTIPRQGVEEAAAH, via the coding sequence ATGAAGACAACGTCCTCCGCACCTGAGCAGGAACATCCGGTTCGCTCCCCGGCGCCCGAGGGCCTGCGGCGCACCATCGTGCTGCTCGTGATGTGTGTCGGCATGTTTCTCGTGCAACTCGACGTGACCGTCGTCAACGTGGCGCTCCCGAGCATCGGCCACGACCTGGGCGGCGGGCTGTCCGGACTCCAATGGGTGGTCGACGCCTACAGCGTGGCGCTCGCCGCGTTCCTGCTGGCCGGCGGCGCGCTCGGGGACCGCCTGGGGCACCGGCGCGTGGTCGTCGTAGGACTTGTGCTGTTCGGGCTGGCCTCCATGCTGTGCGCGCTGGCCCCCGCCGCCGGCGCCCTCATCGGCGCTCGCGCGCTCCAGGGTGTCGGCGCGGCGCTGCTGCTGCCCGGCACCCTCGCCGTCGTCCAACGCACCTTCCCCGACCGCGCGGAACAGGCCCGCGCTCTCGGTATCTGGGCCGGGGTGTCGGCCTTGGCCCTGCCGGCCGGGCCGTTGCTGGGCGGGTTCCTGGTGGCCGGCACCGGCTGGCGCGCGGTCTTCTGGCTGAACGTCCCGCTGGTGGCGGTGTCCGCCCTGGTCCCCCTGCGGCTCGTGCCGGGCGGTGACGGCACGCGGGAGCACCGGATGGACCTGCCCGGAGCCGCGCTCGCCGCGGCGGCCCTCGGCTCCATCGTGTACTGCGCGGTCGCGGCGGGCGGCGACGTCTCGGCCATGACCGTCGCGGTGGCGGCGCTGCTCTCGGTCGTCCTGCTGGCCGGGTTCCTCTGGCGGGAACGGGCGGCGGCGGCGCCGATGGTGCCGCTGGAGCTGTTCCGTCGGCGGGCGTTCTCCGGCGCCAACGCGGTGGCCGCCGCGATGAACTTCACCGGTATCGGCGCGGTGTTCGTGGTGACCCTGTACCTCCAAGGGGTGCAGGGTCACGGTGCCTTCGAGGCAGGGCTCATGATGCTGCCGCTGTTCGTGCCGCTCGCGGCCGGCGCGCCCCTCACCGGACGTCTGGTCGCCCGCTTCGGGCCGCGCCCACCGATGCTCGCCGGGCTGCTGCTCGGCGTGGCGGGCGCGCTCTGTCTGCTCGCGGTGGCTCCCGGCAGCGGCTACCTGGTCCTGGTTCCGGTCCTCGTCGGCCTGGGCGCCGGTATGGGGCTGCTCACCGCCGCGGTCGTGGCGGCGGCGCTGCGGGCCGGTCCGGACGACCGGCCGGGCCTGTCCTCCGGGGTCAACAACACCGCCCGGCAGGCCGCCGGGGCACTGGGTATCGCGGTGCTCGGCTCGCTGGTCGGCGACCCGGCCGCGCATGGGAGCTTCCTCGCAGGGCTCCACCGGGTGGGGCTGCTCTGCGCGCTGCTGTGGGCGGCCGCCGCACTGCTGACTGTTCTGACCATCCCCCGGCAGGGAGTGGAGGAGGCCGCGGCACACTGA